From the genome of Anopheles funestus chromosome 2RL, idAnoFuneDA-416_04, whole genome shotgun sequence:
atgaaaaaatacaatgatagaaaagaaaaccctccGAACATTcccgaaggaaaagaaatttttataaaaaagggtGTTAGGAAAAAATTAGATCCAAGATACAACACAGCTTGTTGTCTacaaagcaacgaaaaaacattaaaaatcaatagaaatgttaaaagaagtaaaaataaaattaaaagattTCGTCGAAACGATTAAATACAACATAATACAGGAATAAAAACAGCTCAAAATATTAATCTCTTTTACAGAAACAGCATGACCCGAGGATTACATTGCTTAATCATTTTACTGTCAtacttttacaaaaatttcGGCCAAGAATTGGAAATCACAAACTTCAACGAACAACCGGTACTGTTTTTAAAATCCGGAAAATGTAGAGTGCAAACGGGCACTATAAATCTAATCCACCCAATCAATATAACGAATCTAGAAAACAATGTAAAAGACCTACTAAACTTAGCCTACGCGGACGAAAATAGTAACATCAAAGAAATTGTCCGTATCAAAGCCAGAATGATGTTTTCAAACCTCATGCAAATACTACCGAAAAACCATCGTACAATCAGGAGCATAGAAGCTATCGGCCAAGTATGGAAATGGATTGGTGGCAGCCCGGACGCAGATGATCTCAGAATCATAAACGGAACGCTCAACGAACTGAttgacaacaacaaccaacagtTCCAGGTCAACGAACAACTAAACAAAAGAATGCAGCATCTCACAGAAGTCGTCAACGAAATTGTCTCGAAAAGCAACTCGAAGGTAGACGATTTCAATTCGATCATAACGCTTATCAAGGTCGATGCGATGAACCACTTTCTTGAAGCAATTCAAGAAACGATAGTTTTTACACGAGCTTcgataacaaacaacaaattactCTCCATGCACGAAATCAACACCATCAGAACAACGCTCGAAGATCAAGGAATACGTACAACAATACCGGACGAAGCCCTTAATCTTGTTCTCCCAAAAATCGCCATAAACAAAGATAATCTTTTGTACATTCTAAAAATACCACAAATGGAGGAAGTGGAATCAACAATTCTGGAGGTGTACCCACTCATCGTTAATGAAACAACCTTGACCGAATATTCACGGTATTTGGTAAAAAGAAACTCCAAATTATTCACTACAACCCATCCTGAAGAGTACATACAACGGGAGAAATTCCTTAGTGAGTATTATAATACATGCATTTCCAATCTCGTCTTAGGTAAAACAAGTAATTGCTCTACAAGAAGGGAGACCGGGACCGAAATAAAGGAAATCGCTGAAGGTATTATACTCATAAATAACGCCAAAACATTATCGCTGAAATCCGACTGCGGGCCGGATGATAGAACTATTAATGGGAATATGCTGATCAAGCTCTCGAACTGCAGCATGGCTATAGAGAACAAGACTTTCACATCTAAGTCGATTATTTCGGAAGCAGAACCGTTTTGGGGAGCTACTCACAATCTTGTGATACATCGTCATCAGTCGGTAACTCTCGAAAATTATCATGACCAGTTCCTTAATCGCAAAGAATTGCAGCACATCAGTCTACAACAGTACAACAATTTCCATTGGAATTGGGGTTTGCTTGGAGGAATAACCGTATCAACATCTATAACCTTAACGATAgctattatcattttttacttATACAAGAGAACCATTCGCATGCTATCCAACGCACTGAGACCAACTGTAGAAAACGTTAACCCGAGCAACACGAAGCATCAACTTACAGAAAACGCATGAGGACACGCTCATCTTCACCCCCCGGAGGAGTTACGTGTCCACGCTACGACACTGTACACCGCCACGTCTAGACGGCGTGTCAGCGTCTAACGCAGCCGCAACCCGATCCAGCCACGCGCACCTGGTCTGTGTCAGCAGAACCGACGCGCCCGAAACAATTCCGACGCGTTAAGCGAATGATGTACTTTAGTCTTTAGAGAGAGCTCCGCGAGAATAAACgttataaaaactaaaaccctCGTGTAcataattatatatatatatatatatatatatatatatattttgctcggttagaacggcctggccgtatcaagacttattttaccgcgtagcAGGATattcagtccatgctacgggggtccggatgggatttgaacccggtcctgccgtgtggacggccGCCCCATACATGTAAAtctatatatacatataaatgTATATATTCTGTCTATACAgccagaaaaaaagaggaattctcacaatataagaaaaaatggcTTTGATGGGGAATATCATTTCGATCATGAATGGtaataatttatgaattttcaATTGATAAACGCTTttctctaatcgccactctaataatgccacacgcatcaagattgaacactcaaaatgtttgctagaaaacttaaaatgcaaaacgcatgtttaaggTAAGGTAAGGTATAGCTAGGTTTGCAGGGTGATCTAGTATTCTAATACTAATCCTATAAACTAAAATAAACTAAAGGAGCCCGAGTAATCGATGACCAGGCAAAACTAGCAAAGAGAGACCAGGACCTGTGCTCCTAACATTGAAGATACAGAGAAAATAGAAAGCAAAAGTTGAGAGAAAGATAACAGTGAAGTACAGAGAATATTCTTCAAATTCTCATAATCTCGATGATCTAGTACTTGAAAAGTTTATACATACGAAGCTCAgataaaaatattcctcaaAACAGATTTTCTACAAGGACTCACCTAGTGATCCCAACGCTCCAATTGCAATTCCAGGCAGATTTTCAACTCTCATTTAGTATTTATCACAATgaacaataattttatttgaagttttttaaTCCTATTTTGCGGACTATTTATTTCTTGAGAAGTCCTTAAATCGACGTCCCATACTGAAAAAATGGAACTGATTTTATAAAAAGATTTCAGCTTACATTCAAAAGATATCGTACTAAGCCAGATGTCCAATATTTCatgtttaaatacaaaaaaacagtttcaagCGATTAAATATtccggcaaacaaacaaaaatgacattaaacctttttcgaaaaatctctTTAAACGCATTAACCATCCACTTTCTGTCAAAGTTTCGTTTGAAAGTATCATCAGCGGTTAGGCAGGACCTCTCGAACAAGATTACAAGTTTACTGCAAgattaacaaattaaaatgtaaagaaaaaagttcaccTTTCCACGTTATAAATGACCGCTTTAGGAACAAATCTCCAAGCAGTGTAAACCATTTTCATTACCCTTTCCGATTAAAACCCAAGCTAATGGGGCACTTCTTACACCAATCACAACACCCGTAATCCATCACAGTAAAAGGGGGATTTTCCTTCCCTGTTTTTTAAGGGATCTTTTCCAGCGAATGGTTCAAAAACCATCAGTCTGCGTCCATACCTGGGtgacactttttttgtttttggccggTGTAACATGTTGGAAACTTTGGCCTTATAAATGAGGATCGCTTTCCAAGACAAGCACCGTAACTATCCGAAAAAGGAAGTGCTCAACATTAAGTCCTGCCGGTATGGAAGGACGTTCCACCACGAGCGAACAACGAACGGGTACGGtcgatgtattgaaattgGATTGTGCTGTTCCGATATTGTCACGATAATTAATTTGATAGAAGATTAAGTTGCAGCTTCTTCGGTGTCGCATCAACCACACCTACGACGATGATGACAATAGCCGAAAGGGGCCACAAGATACGAAAGCCACTACGGAAGCCCACTCACACTGGGTGGTCGGTTGGTTTGCTACTATTTCTAACCAGCTGGAAGGCCAAAACCTCCATCCTTGTGCGATATTGGATAGTTCAGTTGAATGCACTGCGATCGGGACAACGGTCATTTCCTGGTACATCAATAAACCATGCAAACAACTACAGTCGTGAACAAGCGGAAAGCTGCAGTGATTTCAGAATatgtatattaaaaaatatttattttagaaatcaaactcaataatattaattattgtaACGTAAACTGAtaaagataatttttaataaattcaataaaattactaaatgaaacgaaaaacattaaactacCCAGATCAGAATATAATCAGACGATATGGCTACATCTCTGCAGCGTTCTAATCCACTAATATCTTTCCTTCCTACAACCCTGGAGCATCCTTCAGGAGGTGTAGATAAATAGCGTTATGCTCATGGATGCCAACCGGCTAGCCTCAACTAGCTTTACACACTAACCCAATTATtgacacgtacacacacacacacacactgccaaATGACCTGTACACCCACCGTTCTGAACCTATTAGAAACGACACTAAACGTTCCGAGGGTGCCACCGAAGGTTCGGTACACACGGTATCGCAAGGACGCTGGTCAGATTAGTACGATACGGATAATGCTATTGTGCACTGCAGTGTAGAGAGATTTAACCCTGCTGGGTAGCATTTCACTAACTTCCCGTTTCAGCACCGGAACAGGATGGAGGTGAACTTACGGCGAACAGGCTTGTCAGTAGTCTTCGCTACTAAACTGGTACACTGCCGGCTCAACACACTAAGAGGTTAATGGGCAATATGACAAGGGCTTATGTGTCAATGACGGTGCGTATAATGAGCATGTTTTCGAACGTCGAACCGATGGACGTTCTTCCGGGCAGGGAGAGTCTGTTTGCTTCTCGGCACGATACTACACAAAGCGGGATACAATTGACAGCAGACAGTTGACAGCTGCTGTAATGGGACTCCAAATGCAAACCGACACCGATCGTAGGTGTTTGTGCATTGTCAAGAAATATATTGCAAACTGTCAGAAGATGTTGCCTAATTGTATTACAAATTAATTACGTaccaaaattaatttcttatcCTTAACAACAAATTCGGTGTGATAAGTAAACTTTTCAGAATATTTGTATTCAAAATTGTACTTCAATGAGCTTAGTTTTATATTCTAAACTGAATCATAATCATTTTCCTGTATTTATTAAATAGACCTTTTTATTCAAGTCAAGCAAACACATCAAATCCATAAATCTACCGGTCAATATTGTGCTTTCTTTGCTTTCccaaatatttcctaaacaATCAAATCGATGTTATATCAACAAAAGTAAGCTGGCTCGATGGGCCTTAACAGGCACAAAGTGCACCATTCAAACTTTAACAACATCATTACCACGGCCATCATGAAATTGAACCCTTGTAACGTAGGCGTTCGGTCGTTTAGTAAATATCGATTGCGCCCTTCGATAAGAGGATGGTAGGAACAATGGAtggaggaacaaaaaaaacggcaactCGGCAATCGTTGTAACCAACAACGGTGGCACCAATAATCGGAAAAGTAAActtcgtgtttgtgtgcggtGAATTTTACCTTCAGCTAGGGCAACGTGCAACATAGTACGCCAGCAAacaacgatcatcatcattgctTCGTAACCTTGGGTTGAGGAAGGCATGTTACAGTTGGAAGCTGTGTAGAAGTGTATTCATAATGTCTAGCATTTTCACgtttaacttaaagcaaataattttgctttatttttatggtGATAAGGACTCtataaacataatattttagcttatttttatctaaatttaatctgttttacaatgaTTTTCAGGTACGAGTTTTACGAAAAATTTGTTAGTTTAAttcattagcaaaacaaaagcaaatataaCTCAACTTTTACACTTCTTGTTAGTTCATAAATCTGTTGCGGCTAGACTTCatacgcctgaaagtatgtaATTTATTCAAGCCCGCAATAATTTGGCTACTTAACAGCCAGAAGTAGACAGCAAACCCGCGTCAAAAATCTTGCCATAATCGTCTTTTAGCGTTGTCTGTCAAAATACAATACAGAATAATTGCTGCTTACTTTAAGGCGTTGGATAATAAAAACGCAATCTTGAAAACTCTACATAACATAAAAACGCTGATTCCAacagaaataagaaaaaaaaaacatgtaaacttTGATACTCACCGAATCCACCCAACGCATGGTATTTTCCTGTAATGATAATGCgattaagagaaaaaaaacgatcagaagaaaatacaaaaaaaaggttaaaaaaatcttaataaAAACGTAAAATGAAGAGTTTGCTATTGCAAATAAAACGTAATAATAAAACTCTTCGTCACTCTTCGTAAAAACGTCACAAttggaaatataaaaaaatcgttcagTCAATCAAAAACCCAACTGATCGTTCGTTATTCTATCCATCACTAAACTTCTAAGCACCATTGTTGTGATAGCAGATATTCAGTCATACCCGCCGGGGGAAAAGCTTCAACCCGTACGCGATTGTGGTACATTTTCTCACGGGCCCGTTGCTCTTAATTAGAAAACCGGAAAAAGGAACGCCTGAAGGGGCGTCAGCCACCCTTCAATTGTTTGcacaccgaaacaaaacacaaaagaatGCAAAGAAAACACTCGTGGAAGGGGAAAACTCTACTCATACGGTcacgtttttttccattctcccCCCTTTTGCAAATACAAGTATCCATCCTAGCAGGGTGAATCGCATTTCAAAaccagaggaaaaaaacaccgaagAAGAACCACTCGAAGAACaaagtgtgtgtgagagagagagagaagtgtttttttttttgttttgccagattccttttccttctcgaCGCCTTGCCATCACAGCGTCTTGTTTCGCTTGCATCTTGAAGACTTAAGCAAGGGGAGGTTTTGGTGGCAATTTCCTGCCATctcattgttgtttttccagCAAACATTCGTGCGCGGGCTCGTTCTCATGCTCATCCCAAAAAGTCAGTCGTGTAATGGGCCGGATGGCGTTGCTGGGTTGCGTGAGGTTTACCGGAGCGATCTTCCCGGCATGTTTTATCCTTCCGCCTCAAAGCTCACGTATGTCTtcaagcacacacatacacacaccgcTCTGCCCGTAATCGGTGCACCTCCGTCCCGACACTCCACTGGGCGTTGGTATTGGAGAAAACAAACCCTTCATTTCTTCGGCACTCACACTCAAACGTAAACGGGGGAGTTAACCGTACCGTTGCGTGTTTAAAggaagtgaaaattaattggAAAAACATACACGTGCCATCCAGCTGCCGATGTCGACGGTATCGCGACGTGATGCGATACACGCTACACGGGTCGGTCGGGCCGGGTTAGGAATCCGGTTTCTGTCGGTATTGAGCGTGACTTACCTTTCGCGCACGGGGGCCAAAAAGGGCCACACTTGGCAGAAGCGAAAAATTGTAACACgtcaagacaaaacaaaaccaacgtcaaatgaaaaacaagcaCAACGGAACCCACTGAATGAGGCACACCGATCCACCTAGCCGGGGTAATTCGGGCACCGTTCGGGCGCGGCTTTGTTTTAACTATCGCATTTGGatcgaaaacaaatttcattgaccccgcgttttttttaaacgaaacaaaaccacctaTAATAAGACATTTATTATTCGTACAAATCCAAACTCATCAAATTCCCATCGAACGCAGTGACATAAATATGCCTATCATTCCACGGTTTACGGATGAGTGGTTGCATAATTTACCCAATTTATTGCCAATCATAACAATTCCGTTCGAAACGCTGTTACTCGCACGCTACCGTTTTATCCGTTCCTCGGTCAGCGGGCGGCACGCAACATGGCCAAACCCGCCAGCACAACAATAATAGCCAACACGGCCCCAAAAATACTAGCGCAAAACCGGGCATGATGGCCGCACGCGTCACACAATGCGTTCGCTTAATTATTCATTGCACCGAAAAACGGAATCGCTATCGGCGAAAAGGAACGGATCGTAGTGTTATCGGATCAAATCATGCAACTATGTCAGCGAGTCGTGTTTTTGAGGGTGCGCAAAATTTAGCTCCATAGCATGAATAATTAATGCGATTCGTGGGATGGCTATTTTTGGAAGGAAAGGTTCCCGAAAGCGGGGAGGGGTAAGCATTTTTATTGACAGCAATATAATTCATCACTAATGCAGCAACTGAAACAATAGAATaattaa
Proteins encoded in this window:
- the LOC125763935 gene encoding uncharacterized protein LOC125763935 is translated as MTRGLHCLIILLSYFYKNFGQELEITNFNEQPVLFLKSGKCRVQTGTINLIHPINITNLENNVKDLLNLAYADENSNIKEIVRIKARMMFSNLMQILPKNHRTIRSIEAIGQVWKWIGGSPDADDLRIINGTLNELIDNNNQQFQVNEQLNKRMQHLTEVVNEIVSKSNSKVDDFNSIITLIKVDAMNHFLEAIQETIVFTRASITNNKLLSMHEINTIRTTLEDQGIRTTIPDEALNLVLPKIAINKDNLLYILKIPQMEEVESTILEVYPLIVNETTLTEYSRYLVKRNSKLFTTTHPEEYIQREKFLSEYYNTCISNLVLGKTSNCSTRRETGTEIKEIAEGIILINNAKTLSLKSDCGPDDRTINGNMLIKLSNCSMAIENKTFTSKSIISEAEPFWGATHNLVIHRHQSVTLENYHDQFLNRKELQHISLQQYNNFHWNWGLLGGITVSTSITLTIAIIIFYLYKRTIRMLSNALRPTVENVNPSNTKHQLTENA